AAATTCGCAGATTTACTAACTAGGAATTCCGTTTAAAAATCCAAAATGATAAATAATATTTTACGATCAATTAAACTCGCGTATTTTAAATTGTTAAGGATTAATGACAGTCCGCATAAAATTGCAATGGGATTTGCTATTGGTTCGTTTATCGGCATTTTCCCGACATTTTGGCTCGGAGGGATTTTGGCTGTATTTCTTTCATGGATATTTAGGCTAAATTATGTTGCCACAATACTGGGGGCTTTCATAATTATGAATCCTTTAACAACTCCCCTTTTTTGGATTTTAAGCGCTTTTGTCGGGGGAATTATTTTTTCCAAAAAATATAATTTCGTATTAAATGCGATTAAGGATAAAAGCATTTTTCATAATTTTGGTGATTTGGCAATAATCTATCTTGTTGGAAATACAATAATTTCATTAATTGTTGCCGTATTCAGTTACTGGGCGATTAAAAGAATAATTATTGACTACAGGAAAAGGAAATCGAGAATTAGAAATGGAAAATAAAATTGAAATAGAAAATATCCTGCCTTTGGTTCAAAAACCTGTCAGATACATAAATCAAGAATGGAACTCCCATAGAAAAAACTTTTCAAAAGACAACACCTCTGTTTGTTTGTGTTTTCCGGATCTGTATGA
This sequence is a window from Elusimicrobiota bacterium. Protein-coding genes within it:
- a CDS encoding DUF2062 domain-containing protein, which encodes MINNILRSIKLAYFKLLRINDSPHKIAMGFAIGSFIGIFPTFWLGGILAVFLSWIFRLNYVATILGAFIIMNPLTTPLFWILSAFVGGIIFSKKYNFVLNAIKDKSIFHNFGDLAIIYLVGNTIISLIVAVFSYWAIKRIIIDYRKRKSRIRNGK